In the Leifsonia sp. 466MF genome, one interval contains:
- a CDS encoding 3-hydroxyacyl-CoA dehydrogenase NAD-binding domain-containing protein encodes MTDYSKIDFSPLADLTDDEVVTHSFVRDVPLPSGKTLALVTLDNGRDHTRPNTMGPATLLELGKTFDELTERAKRGEIDAVAVTGKPFILAAGADLSRVDAIPSVEVAKLLPQLGHYVLGKQATFGVPSFVFTNGLALGGGVEIGLNADYRTIDRNAAAFALPEVFLGLIPGWGGATILPNLIGIENALKVVVENPLKQNRMLKPQEVFDLGIADAIFDSANFLEDSLRWADKVLTGEVVVKRPNEPGKIERMVKWDAAIGIARKMLESRIGTVPKSPYKALDLLKAAKSNDREAGFALEDDALAELIAGDQFQASIYAFNLVQKRAKRPAGAPDKKLAKKVTKIGVIGAGYMASQFALLFVRRLRVPVVITDLDQAHVDKGVAYIHDEIGKLQEKGRISPDEANRLRALVTGTTDKADFADCDWVIEAVFEELGVKQDVFEQVEQFISDEAVLATNTSSLSVEQIGAKLKHPERLVGFHFFTPVAVMPLIEVVNTPLTDEATLSTAMVTAAALKKNAVITADTPGFVVNRILAKILGDAMHAVDDGTPFDVVDEAIAPLGLPMAPSALLDLVGLKVGAHVLDTHHAAFPDRFYRSENLHKLAEYGTLLEKDAKGKVKGLDKGAAKIVSGGTNPWTKEQILRTLEDGLADEIHRMLADDHVVEAPEDIDLCMILGAGFPFQMGGITPYLDRVGASERVFGDTFHHPPVKGVA; translated from the coding sequence GTGACCGACTACAGCAAGATCGACTTCTCCCCCCTCGCCGACCTCACCGACGACGAGGTCGTCACCCACTCCTTCGTTCGGGATGTGCCGCTCCCCAGCGGCAAGACCCTCGCCCTGGTCACTCTCGACAACGGCCGCGACCACACCCGCCCCAACACCATGGGACCGGCGACGCTGCTGGAGCTCGGGAAGACCTTCGACGAGCTGACCGAGCGGGCGAAGCGCGGCGAGATCGACGCGGTCGCCGTCACCGGCAAGCCGTTCATCCTCGCCGCCGGGGCCGACCTCAGCCGGGTGGACGCCATCCCGAGCGTCGAGGTGGCGAAGCTGCTCCCGCAGCTGGGCCACTACGTCCTCGGCAAGCAGGCGACGTTCGGCGTCCCGTCGTTCGTGTTCACGAACGGCCTGGCGCTGGGCGGCGGTGTCGAGATCGGCCTCAACGCCGACTACCGCACCATCGACCGCAACGCGGCCGCGTTCGCCCTCCCCGAGGTGTTCCTCGGTCTCATCCCCGGATGGGGCGGCGCGACGATCCTTCCGAACCTGATCGGCATCGAGAACGCCCTCAAGGTGGTCGTGGAGAACCCGCTGAAGCAGAACCGGATGCTGAAGCCGCAGGAGGTGTTCGACCTCGGCATCGCCGACGCGATCTTCGACTCGGCCAACTTCCTCGAGGACTCCCTCCGCTGGGCCGACAAGGTGCTCACCGGCGAGGTCGTCGTCAAGCGTCCGAACGAGCCGGGCAAAATCGAGCGGATGGTCAAGTGGGATGCCGCCATCGGCATCGCACGGAAGATGCTCGAGTCGCGCATCGGGACCGTCCCGAAGTCCCCGTACAAGGCGCTCGACCTCCTCAAGGCCGCGAAGTCGAACGACCGCGAGGCCGGGTTCGCCCTCGAGGACGACGCGCTCGCGGAGCTCATCGCCGGCGACCAGTTCCAGGCGAGCATCTACGCGTTCAACCTGGTGCAGAAGCGCGCGAAGCGCCCAGCCGGCGCCCCGGACAAGAAGCTCGCCAAGAAGGTCACCAAGATCGGCGTCATCGGCGCCGGGTACATGGCCAGCCAGTTCGCGCTGCTCTTCGTCCGCCGCCTCCGGGTGCCCGTGGTCATCACCGACCTCGACCAGGCTCACGTCGACAAGGGCGTCGCCTACATCCACGACGAGATCGGCAAGCTGCAGGAGAAGGGCCGCATCTCCCCCGACGAGGCCAACCGCCTGCGCGCGCTGGTCACCGGCACCACCGACAAGGCCGACTTCGCCGATTGCGACTGGGTCATCGAGGCGGTGTTCGAGGAGCTCGGCGTGAAGCAGGACGTCTTCGAGCAGGTGGAGCAGTTCATCTCCGACGAGGCGGTGCTCGCGACGAATACCTCGTCCCTGTCGGTGGAGCAGATCGGCGCGAAGCTGAAGCATCCCGAGCGACTGGTGGGCTTCCACTTCTTCACTCCGGTCGCGGTCATGCCGCTGATCGAGGTAGTGAACACGCCGCTCACGGATGAGGCGACGCTGTCGACCGCGATGGTGACGGCCGCCGCGCTCAAGAAGAACGCGGTCATCACGGCCGACACCCCCGGTTTCGTCGTGAACCGCATCCTCGCGAAGATCCTCGGCGACGCGATGCACGCGGTCGACGACGGGACGCCGTTCGACGTCGTCGACGAGGCCATCGCGCCGCTCGGCCTGCCGATGGCGCCGTCCGCCCTGCTCGACCTGGTCGGGCTCAAGGTCGGCGCGCACGTGCTCGACACCCACCACGCGGCCTTCCCCGACCGGTTCTACCGGTCGGAGAACCTCCACAAGCTCGCCGAGTACGGCACGCTGCTGGAGAAGGACGCCAAGGGCAAGGTGAAGGGCCTCGACAAGGGCGCGGCGAAGATCGTCTCCGGCGGCACGAACCCGTGGACGAAGGAGCAGATCCTCCGCACCCTCGAAGACGGCCTGGCCGACGAGATCCACCGCATGCTCGCCGACGACCACGTGGTCGAGGCGCCGGAGGACATCGACCTGTGCATGATCCTCGGCGCCGGCTTCCCCTTCCAGATGGGCGGCATCACCCCCTACCTGGATCGCGTCGGAGCCTCCGAGCGGGTGTTCGGAGACACGTTCCACCACCCGCCGGTCAAGGGCGTCGCCTAA
- a CDS encoding MerR family transcriptional regulator, translated as MTDTRTAMSISDVAERTGLTTHTLRYYEREGLMLTPVGRASSTHRRYTEADVTWVTFLTKLRSTAMPIATMRQYVVLARDGDGTQAERLELLLLHRMAVVRQLEEMTASLAAIDYKIDLYRQSVGQVTEGNDA; from the coding sequence ATGACCGACACACGGACGGCGATGTCGATCTCCGACGTCGCCGAGCGGACCGGGCTCACCACCCACACCCTGCGCTACTACGAGCGCGAAGGGCTGATGCTGACCCCGGTCGGGCGCGCATCCTCCACCCATCGGCGCTACACCGAGGCGGACGTCACCTGGGTGACGTTCCTCACGAAGCTGCGCTCGACGGCCATGCCGATCGCGACGATGCGCCAGTACGTGGTGCTCGCCCGCGACGGCGATGGCACGCAGGCGGAACGGCTGGAGCTTCTGCTCCTGCACCGGATGGCCGTCGTGCGGCAACTGGAGGAGATGACGGCGAGTCTGGCGGCCATCGACTACAAGATCGACCTGTACCGGCAGAGCGTCGGCCAGGTCACAGAAGGGAACGACGCATGA
- the acnA gene encoding aconitate hydratase AcnA → MTATENAGHGSFGAKRTLTVGSKDYTIFGIDTVEGYERLPFSLKILLENLLRTEDGANITADHIRALGGWDPAAEPDTEIQYTPARVIMQDFTGVPCIVDLATMREAVSALGGDPKKINPLAPAEMVIDHSVIADLFGTENALERNTDLEYERNGERYQFLRWGQTAFDDFKVVPPGTGIVHQVNIEYLARVTMTREVNGELLAYPDTCVGTDSHTTMVNGLGVLGWGVGGIEAEAAMLGQPVSMLIPKVVGFKLTGAIPTGVTATDVVLTITQMLRKHGVVGKFVEFYGAGVAEVPLANRATIGNMSPEFGSTAAMFPIDDVTLDYLRLTGRSEEQVQLVEEYSKAQSLWHDPSVEPVFSEYLELDLSTVVPSIAGPKRPQDRIELSHAKDQFEKDLVDYADVSHDLVDLTISESFPASDPGELQPEDARSTHQHSHHSHAPKAASNPTPVRLSENGEDFILDHGAVAIAAITSCTNTSNPSVMLAAGLLARNAAKKGLKAKPWVKTTLAPGSKVVTDYYEKAGLTHDLEALGFYTVGYGCTTCIGNSGPLPEEISQAVNDNDLAVTAVLSGNRNFEGRINPDVKMNYLASPPLVIAYALAGSMNFDFEVDPLGTDTEGNDVFLKDIWPDAAEVQQTIDSSINEGMFVHQYASVFEGDERWKSLPTPTGSVFEWDEKSTYVRKPPYFEGMTLDTTPVSDIVGARVLAKLGDSVTTDHISPAGSIKADSPAGQYLTEHGIDRKDFNSYGSRRGNHEVMIRGTFANIRLRNQLLDGVEGGYTRDFTQEGAPQSFIYDASQNYQAQGTPLVILGGKEYGSGSSRDWAAKGTSLLGVRAVITESFERIHRSNLIGMGVVPLQFPAGESADSLGLDGTEVFSITGLEALNEGTTPKTVHVVAEPSENSPAGKQTVEFDAVVRIDTPGEADYYRNGGILQYVLRSLV, encoded by the coding sequence GTGACTGCAACCGAGAACGCAGGACACGGCAGCTTCGGTGCGAAGCGGACACTGACGGTCGGGTCCAAGGACTACACGATCTTCGGTATCGACACGGTCGAGGGGTACGAGCGGCTCCCGTTCAGCCTCAAGATCCTGCTCGAGAACCTGCTCCGCACGGAGGACGGCGCGAACATCACCGCCGACCACATCCGCGCTCTGGGTGGCTGGGATCCGGCCGCCGAGCCGGACACCGAGATCCAGTACACGCCGGCCCGTGTCATCATGCAGGACTTCACCGGCGTCCCCTGCATCGTCGACCTCGCCACCATGCGCGAGGCGGTCTCCGCCCTCGGCGGCGACCCCAAGAAGATCAACCCGCTCGCCCCGGCCGAGATGGTCATCGACCACTCCGTCATCGCCGACCTGTTCGGCACGGAGAACGCGCTGGAGCGGAACACCGACCTCGAGTACGAGCGCAACGGCGAGCGGTACCAGTTCCTCCGCTGGGGCCAGACCGCCTTCGACGACTTCAAGGTCGTCCCGCCGGGCACCGGCATCGTCCACCAGGTCAACATCGAGTACCTGGCGCGCGTCACCATGACCCGCGAGGTGAACGGCGAGCTGCTCGCCTACCCGGACACCTGCGTCGGCACCGACTCGCACACCACGATGGTCAACGGCCTCGGCGTGCTCGGCTGGGGCGTCGGCGGCATCGAGGCGGAGGCGGCCATGCTCGGCCAGCCGGTCTCCATGCTCATCCCGAAGGTCGTCGGCTTCAAGCTGACCGGCGCCATCCCGACCGGTGTCACCGCGACCGACGTCGTGCTGACCATCACGCAGATGCTGCGCAAGCACGGCGTCGTCGGCAAGTTCGTCGAGTTCTACGGCGCGGGCGTCGCCGAGGTCCCGCTCGCGAACCGCGCCACCATCGGCAACATGAGCCCCGAGTTCGGCTCGACCGCCGCGATGTTCCCGATCGACGACGTGACCCTCGACTACCTGCGTCTCACCGGCCGCAGCGAGGAGCAGGTCCAGCTGGTCGAGGAGTACTCCAAGGCGCAGAGCCTGTGGCACGACCCCTCGGTGGAGCCGGTCTTCAGCGAGTACCTCGAGCTCGACCTGTCGACGGTCGTCCCGTCGATCGCCGGCCCGAAGCGCCCGCAGGACCGCATCGAGCTGAGCCACGCGAAGGACCAGTTCGAGAAGGACCTCGTCGACTACGCCGACGTCTCCCACGACCTGGTCGACCTGACCATCTCCGAGTCCTTCCCGGCGTCCGACCCGGGGGAGCTCCAGCCGGAGGATGCGCGCAGCACCCACCAGCACAGCCACCACAGCCACGCACCGAAGGCGGCATCCAACCCGACCCCCGTGCGTCTGTCGGAGAACGGCGAGGACTTCATCCTCGACCACGGCGCCGTCGCCATCGCGGCGATCACGTCGTGCACCAACACCTCCAACCCGTCGGTCATGCTCGCCGCCGGCCTGCTCGCCCGCAACGCGGCGAAGAAGGGCCTCAAGGCGAAGCCATGGGTCAAGACGACCCTCGCGCCGGGCTCCAAGGTCGTCACCGACTACTACGAGAAGGCCGGCCTCACGCACGACCTCGAGGCCCTGGGCTTCTACACGGTCGGCTACGGCTGCACCACCTGCATCGGAAACTCGGGCCCGCTGCCCGAGGAGATCTCGCAGGCTGTCAACGACAACGACCTCGCCGTCACCGCGGTGCTCTCGGGCAACCGCAACTTCGAGGGCCGGATCAACCCCGACGTCAAGATGAACTACCTGGCGAGCCCGCCGCTGGTCATCGCGTACGCCCTCGCCGGCTCGATGAACTTCGACTTCGAGGTCGACCCGCTGGGCACCGACACCGAGGGCAACGACGTCTTCCTCAAGGACATCTGGCCCGACGCTGCCGAGGTGCAGCAGACCATCGACTCGTCGATCAACGAGGGGATGTTCGTCCACCAGTACGCGTCCGTCTTCGAGGGCGACGAGCGCTGGAAGTCGCTGCCGACCCCGACCGGCTCGGTCTTCGAGTGGGACGAGAAGTCGACCTACGTGCGGAAGCCCCCGTACTTCGAGGGCATGACTCTGGACACGACCCCGGTCAGCGACATCGTCGGCGCCCGCGTGCTCGCCAAGCTGGGCGACTCGGTCACCACCGACCACATCTCGCCCGCCGGCTCCATCAAGGCGGACAGCCCGGCCGGCCAGTACCTCACCGAGCACGGCATCGACCGCAAGGACTTCAACTCCTACGGCTCGCGCCGCGGCAACCACGAGGTGATGATCCGCGGAACCTTCGCCAACATCCGCCTGCGCAACCAGCTCCTCGACGGCGTCGAGGGCGGCTACACCCGCGACTTCACCCAGGAGGGCGCGCCGCAGTCGTTCATCTACGACGCGTCGCAGAACTACCAGGCGCAGGGCACCCCGCTCGTCATCCTCGGCGGCAAGGAGTACGGCTCCGGCTCGTCGCGCGACTGGGCGGCGAAGGGCACCAGCCTCCTCGGCGTCCGCGCGGTGATCACCGAGAGCTTCGAGCGCATCCACCGCTCGAACCTGATCGGCATGGGCGTCGTGCCGCTGCAGTTCCCGGCTGGCGAGTCTGCCGACTCGCTGGGCCTCGACGGCACCGAGGTGTTCTCGATCACCGGCCTCGAGGCGCTCAACGAGGGCACCACGCCCAAGACGGTGCACGTGGTCGCCGAGCCGAGCGAGAACTCGCCCGCGGGCAAGCAGACCGTCGAGTTCGACGCGGTCGTCCGCATCGACACCCCCGGTGAGGCGGACTACTACCGCAACGGCGGCATCCTGCAGTACGTGCTGCGGAGCCTCGTCTAA
- a CDS encoding thiolase family protein, whose translation MADRNDVVFVDGVRTPFGRAGEKGQYWNTRADDLVVKAMIGLLERNPQVPKDRIDDVAIAATTQQGDQGLTLGRTAALLAGLPKSVPGFAIDRMCAGAMTSVTTLGSGIAFGAYDLAIAGGVEHMGRHPMGFGADPNPRFLSEKMVAEDALNMGMTAERIHDRFPALTKERSDRFAMRSQHKVAAAYEAGRIQPDLVPVAIRSESGWGLATQDEGMRPQTNMEGLATLKTPFRPHGRVTAGNSSPLTDGATASLLASTDAVKELGLTPKMRMVSFAFAGVEPEIMGLGPVPSTEKALRKAGLSIDDIGLFELNEAFAIQVLSFLDHFGIDDDDPRVNQWGGAIAIGHPLAASGVRLMIQLARQFEEHPEVRYGVTAMCVGLGQGGTVIWENPNYDKRAARKG comes from the coding sequence GTGGCCGATAGGAACGATGTCGTGTTCGTCGACGGAGTCCGTACTCCGTTCGGACGGGCCGGCGAAAAAGGGCAGTACTGGAACACCCGCGCGGACGACCTCGTCGTGAAGGCGATGATCGGACTCCTGGAGCGGAACCCCCAGGTGCCCAAGGACCGGATCGACGACGTGGCGATCGCCGCGACGACGCAGCAGGGCGACCAGGGCCTCACCCTCGGCCGCACCGCCGCCCTCCTCGCCGGACTGCCCAAGTCGGTCCCCGGATTCGCGATCGACCGGATGTGCGCCGGCGCCATGACCAGCGTCACCACCCTCGGGTCCGGCATCGCGTTCGGCGCGTACGACCTGGCGATCGCCGGCGGCGTCGAGCACATGGGCCGTCACCCGATGGGCTTCGGGGCCGACCCGAATCCGCGCTTCCTCTCCGAGAAGATGGTCGCGGAGGACGCGCTCAACATGGGCATGACCGCCGAGCGCATCCACGACCGGTTCCCGGCGCTCACCAAGGAGCGCTCCGACCGCTTCGCCATGCGCAGCCAGCACAAGGTGGCCGCGGCGTACGAGGCCGGCAGGATCCAGCCGGACCTGGTGCCGGTCGCGATCCGCTCCGAGTCCGGCTGGGGCCTCGCCACGCAGGACGAGGGGATGCGCCCCCAGACGAACATGGAGGGTCTCGCCACCCTCAAGACCCCGTTCCGGCCGCACGGCCGGGTCACCGCGGGCAATTCGTCGCCGCTGACCGACGGCGCCACCGCCTCCCTCCTCGCATCCACCGACGCGGTGAAGGAGCTCGGGCTCACCCCGAAGATGCGCATGGTGAGCTTCGCCTTCGCGGGCGTCGAGCCGGAGATCATGGGCCTCGGCCCCGTCCCGTCGACCGAGAAGGCGCTGCGCAAGGCCGGCCTCAGCATTGACGACATCGGGCTGTTCGAGCTGAACGAGGCGTTCGCCATCCAGGTGCTGTCGTTCCTCGACCACTTCGGCATCGACGACGACGACCCGCGCGTCAACCAGTGGGGTGGCGCGATCGCGATCGGTCACCCGCTCGCGGCGAGCGGGGTCCGCCTGATGATCCAGCTGGCCCGCCAGTTCGAGGAGCACCCGGAGGTGCGCTACGGCGTCACCGCGATGTGCGTCGGCCTCGGCCAGGGCGGCACCGTCATCTGGGAGAACCCGAACTACGACAAGCGCGCCGCACGGAAGGGCTGA
- a CDS encoding aldo/keto reductase, which yields MKTIALGTEKLEVSQLGLGCMGMSAFYTGAGADEEGSIRTIHRAMDLGVTFFDTAEMYGPYKNEELLAKAFADGRRDRVVIATKFGTIKHRENDERGMDGSAENVRLSVEGSLRRLQTDHIDLYYQHRMDPDTPIEETVGALKELIEEGKIRHYGLSEAAPATIRRANAVHPVTAIQTEYSLWTRDPEAEVLPTVRELGIGFVPYSPLGRGFLTGTIRSLDQLSDDDFRRFNPRFEGDNLESNIRIVEQVDEVARELGAKPGQVALAWLLAKGDDIAPIPGTTKVENLEQNVAAADLHLSDEQIARLDAVAAPVGDRYPDMSTVNR from the coding sequence ATGAAGACGATCGCATTGGGAACCGAGAAGCTGGAGGTCTCGCAGCTGGGCCTCGGCTGCATGGGGATGTCCGCGTTCTACACCGGAGCGGGCGCCGACGAGGAGGGCTCGATCCGCACCATCCACCGGGCGATGGACCTCGGCGTGACGTTCTTCGACACCGCCGAGATGTACGGCCCCTACAAGAACGAGGAGCTGCTCGCGAAGGCGTTCGCCGACGGCCGCCGCGACCGCGTCGTCATCGCCACGAAGTTCGGCACCATCAAGCACCGCGAGAACGACGAGCGCGGGATGGACGGCTCGGCCGAGAACGTGCGGCTGTCGGTCGAAGGCTCCCTGCGCCGGCTGCAGACCGACCACATCGACCTGTACTACCAGCACCGGATGGACCCGGACACGCCCATCGAGGAGACCGTCGGGGCGTTGAAGGAGCTGATCGAGGAGGGCAAGATCCGCCACTACGGGCTGTCGGAGGCGGCGCCCGCGACGATCCGCCGCGCCAACGCCGTGCACCCGGTGACCGCGATCCAGACGGAGTACTCGCTGTGGACGCGTGACCCGGAGGCGGAGGTGCTGCCGACGGTCCGCGAGCTCGGGATCGGCTTCGTGCCGTACTCGCCGCTCGGCCGCGGCTTCCTCACCGGCACGATCCGGTCGCTCGATCAGCTGTCGGACGACGACTTCCGCCGGTTCAACCCGCGCTTCGAGGGCGACAACCTGGAGTCGAACATCCGGATCGTCGAGCAGGTCGACGAGGTCGCGCGCGAGCTGGGCGCGAAGCCCGGCCAGGTGGCCTTGGCGTGGCTGCTGGCGAAGGGCGACGACATCGCACCGATCCCGGGCACCACGAAGGTGGAGAACCTGGAGCAGAACGTCGCCGCCGCCGACCTGCACCTGAGCGACGAGCAGATCGCCCGCCTGGATGCGGTGGCCGCCCCGGTGGGCGACCGCTACCCGGACATGTCGACGGTCAACCGCTGA
- a CDS encoding HRDC domain-containing protein — protein sequence MAEYTVIETRADYLAAVERIAAGTGPVAVDAERASGFRYSQRAYLIQVFRREAGTFLFDPPAVGRFDELNEAIHDDEWVLHAATQDLTCLREVGLDPSIVFDTELAARLLGMPRVGLGTVVEELLGIHLAKEHSAADWSTRPLPQPWLDYAALDVQLLPDLRDAIAALLDEAGKTDIAHQEFADELVRDLVPVRNEPWRRLSGIHSIRGIRNLAVARELWQARDALAREIDTAPGRLVPDASLTAAAKAMPESKRALAAMREFTGRASRTEIDRWWAAIEAGRTTDDLPVLRGNGDTLPPPRAWSDRNPDADARLKAARAALTAVSEERSIPLENLLTPDTLRRVAWAPPAEITPESVGEALAAHGARPWQVAATSQVIAQAFVESSQSADEGSEPAS from the coding sequence GTGGCTGAATACACGGTCATCGAGACCCGTGCCGACTACCTGGCGGCGGTCGAGCGCATCGCCGCAGGAACCGGCCCGGTCGCCGTCGACGCCGAGCGTGCCAGCGGCTTCCGGTATTCACAGAGGGCTTATCTCATCCAGGTCTTCCGGCGCGAGGCGGGCACGTTCCTCTTCGACCCGCCGGCCGTCGGACGCTTCGACGAGCTGAACGAGGCCATCCACGACGACGAGTGGGTGCTGCACGCGGCGACCCAGGACCTCACCTGCCTCCGCGAGGTGGGCCTCGACCCGTCGATCGTCTTCGACACGGAACTCGCCGCACGTCTGCTCGGAATGCCGCGCGTCGGGCTCGGGACGGTCGTGGAGGAGCTCCTCGGCATCCACTTGGCGAAGGAGCACAGCGCGGCCGACTGGTCGACGCGTCCGCTCCCCCAGCCGTGGCTGGACTACGCCGCTCTCGACGTCCAACTGCTGCCCGACCTGCGTGACGCCATCGCGGCGCTCCTCGACGAGGCCGGCAAGACCGACATCGCGCACCAGGAGTTCGCCGACGAGCTGGTCCGCGACCTCGTGCCCGTCCGCAACGAGCCGTGGCGGCGCCTGTCGGGCATCCACTCGATCCGCGGCATCCGCAACCTCGCCGTCGCGCGCGAGCTGTGGCAGGCGCGGGATGCGCTCGCCCGTGAGATCGACACCGCGCCCGGCCGCCTGGTGCCGGACGCCTCGCTGACCGCCGCCGCCAAGGCGATGCCGGAGTCGAAGCGCGCCCTCGCGGCGATGCGGGAGTTCACCGGCCGCGCGAGCCGCACCGAGATCGACCGCTGGTGGGCGGCCATCGAAGCCGGGCGAACCACCGACGACCTCCCCGTGCTGCGCGGCAACGGCGACACGCTGCCTCCGCCGCGGGCGTGGTCCGACCGAAACCCGGACGCCGACGCACGGCTCAAGGCCGCGCGGGCGGCGCTGACGGCGGTCTCAGAGGAGCGCAGCATCCCTCTGGAGAACCTGCTCACCCCCGACACGCTGCGGCGCGTCGCGTGGGCTCCGCCCGCCGAGATCACCCCCGAGAGCGTCGGCGAGGCCCTCGCGGCGCACGGTGCACGCCCGTGGCAGGTTGCCGCAACCTCACAGGTGATCGCCCAGGCATTTGTGGAAAGCAGCCAAAGCGCCGACGAGGGGTCCGAGCCCGCTTCGTAG
- the dxs gene encoding 1-deoxy-D-xylulose-5-phosphate synthase: MGILETIHGPRDLDRLTERELVQLAAEVRAFLVANVAKTGGHLGPNLGVVETTIAIHRVFDSPHDAVVFDTGHQSYVHKLLTGRQDFSQLRQRGGMAGYPQRSESEHDIVESSHASSSLSWADGISRAFELTGQQDRHVVAVVGDGALTGGMTWEALNNISDDNNRKLIIVVNDNGRSYAPTIGGMARFLNTVRTRKSYRNLYLTSRKAFDKLGTPGRSFYRGVRGGLHGFLSRFSNNEALYSNLDIKYIGPIHGHDIEAMEEALRQAKNYGAPVIVHAITQKGRGYEPALRDAADQFHSVGQIDPETGEPMEGSSKPSWTGVFADEIVRLAEKNPKIVGITAAMLRPTGLHKFAERFPERVHDVGIAEQHAATSAAGLAFGGLHPVVAIYATFMNRAFDQVLMDVGLHKAGVTFVLDRAGVTGPDGPSHHGIWDLAILQVVPNIRLAAPRDGTRFREELGEAVAVDDAPTVLRFPKGSVQPDIEALRRLDDGVDVLREGDRKDVLLVTVGPMADLGLKVADRLAAQGIGATVVDPRWVVPVPKSILALAAEHRIVVTIEDGIRVGGIGTRVRQDLREAGIDTAVDELGLPDAFIDHASRDQILEDAGLTPQKIARDLVAQVLGSRVPIARPLPDDEAAADAEAPAKKRRA; this comes from the coding sequence ATGGGAATCCTCGAGACCATCCACGGTCCCCGCGACCTCGACAGGCTGACCGAGCGGGAGCTCGTCCAGCTCGCCGCCGAGGTGCGCGCGTTCCTGGTGGCCAACGTGGCGAAGACCGGCGGGCACCTCGGACCGAACCTGGGTGTCGTCGAGACGACCATCGCCATCCACCGCGTCTTCGACTCCCCGCACGACGCCGTCGTGTTCGACACCGGACACCAGTCGTACGTGCACAAGCTGCTCACCGGCCGTCAGGACTTCTCGCAGCTGCGGCAGCGCGGCGGGATGGCGGGTTACCCGCAGCGGTCGGAGTCCGAGCACGACATCGTCGAGAGCTCGCACGCCTCCTCGTCGCTCTCGTGGGCGGACGGCATCTCCCGGGCGTTCGAGTTGACCGGCCAGCAGGACCGGCACGTCGTGGCCGTCGTCGGCGACGGCGCGCTCACCGGCGGGATGACGTGGGAGGCCCTCAACAACATCTCCGACGACAACAACCGCAAGCTGATCATCGTCGTCAACGACAACGGGCGCTCCTACGCGCCGACGATCGGCGGAATGGCGCGGTTCCTCAACACGGTGCGGACCCGCAAGAGCTACCGCAACCTGTACCTCACGTCGCGCAAGGCGTTCGACAAGCTCGGCACCCCTGGGCGCTCGTTCTACCGCGGCGTGCGCGGCGGCCTCCACGGGTTCCTGAGCCGCTTCTCCAACAACGAGGCGCTGTACTCGAACCTCGACATCAAGTACATCGGCCCCATCCACGGCCATGACATCGAGGCCATGGAGGAGGCGCTGCGCCAGGCGAAGAACTACGGCGCGCCCGTCATCGTTCACGCCATCACGCAGAAGGGCCGCGGGTACGAGCCGGCGCTGCGCGACGCGGCCGACCAGTTCCACTCGGTCGGCCAGATCGACCCCGAGACCGGCGAGCCGATGGAGGGGTCGAGCAAGCCCTCCTGGACGGGCGTCTTCGCCGACGAGATCGTCCGCCTGGCCGAAAAGAACCCGAAGATCGTCGGTATCACGGCCGCGATGCTGCGTCCCACCGGGCTCCACAAGTTCGCCGAGCGGTTCCCCGAGCGCGTCCACGACGTCGGAATCGCGGAGCAGCACGCGGCGACCAGCGCCGCCGGCCTCGCGTTCGGCGGGCTGCATCCCGTCGTCGCCATCTACGCCACGTTCATGAACCGCGCGTTCGACCAGGTGCTGATGGATGTGGGCCTCCACAAGGCGGGCGTCACGTTCGTGCTCGACCGTGCCGGTGTGACCGGTCCGGACGGGCCGAGCCACCACGGGATCTGGGACCTCGCCATCCTGCAGGTCGTCCCCAACATTCGGCTGGCCGCTCCGCGCGACGGCACGCGGTTCCGGGAGGAGCTGGGGGAGGCCGTGGCCGTGGATGACGCCCCGACCGTCCTGCGCTTCCCGAAGGGCTCCGTGCAGCCCGATATCGAGGCGCTCCGCCGGCTGGACGACGGCGTGGACGTGCTGCGCGAGGGCGACCGCAAGGACGTCCTGCTGGTCACCGTCGGTCCGATGGCCGACCTCGGGCTGAAAGTCGCCGACCGGCTGGCCGCGCAGGGGATCGGCGCGACCGTGGTGGACCCGCGCTGGGTCGTCCCGGTGCCGAAGAGCATCCTCGCCCTCGCGGCGGAGCACCGGATCGTCGTCACGATCGAGGACGGCATCCGTGTCGGCGGAATCGGCACTCGCGTGCGGCAGGACCTCCGCGAGGCCGGCATCGACACGGCCGTGGACGAGCTGGGCCTGCCGGACGCCTTCATCGACCACGCGTCGCGCGACCAGATCCTCGAGGATGCCGGGCTCACGCCGCAGAAGATCGCGCGCGATCTGGTCGCCCAGGTGCTCGGCAGCCGCGTCCCGATCGCGCGCCCGCTGCCCGACGACGAGGCCGCCGCCGATGCCGAGGCGCCCGCCAAAAAGCGCCGCGCCTGA